A single window of Salvia splendens isolate huo1 chromosome 8, SspV2, whole genome shotgun sequence DNA harbors:
- the LOC121743966 gene encoding protein MAIN-LIKE 1-like, which produces MASSSTSRRRLLCGPEDPSVLYLQRQHVSNNIWAGVPSEDVRCRRYEGIIWDVPINPRVLAVIDEMGFGGMLRCGQPKDIDHHLITALIERWRPETHTFHFPVGEATVSLEDVEVLWGLKTDGEPLTGYIPSKDVNYWKDVCLDFLGFIPDAVDLKELNWKQTSLSNQLRIELSDDHEQYMYNQRARVYCLLLLGGLLIPNATGNKIPFFYLQFFMDIEQCASYSWGGATLACLYHNLCEAALGKRTDVGGALTLLQLWAWERIPIIRPQMLNPAPVDYLPCAVTWTGRASYVKAPGHCIETFRDQFSTMHANQFIWRPYESRNLPDVCVAGRPIWTSMTTLICWNMVEPHMPQRVLR; this is translated from the exons atggcatcttcttcaacttctcgtcgtcggctcttatgtggtcctgaggacccctccgtattatatctgcagagacaacacgtctctaataacatatgggcaggagtgccATCGGAAGACGTACGGTGTAGAAGATACGAAGGAATCATATGGGATGTTCCCATAAATCCTCGTGTTTTGGCAGTTATAGATGAGATGGGGTTCGGCGGGATGTTGAGGTGTGGTCAACCgaaagacattgaccaccatcttatcaccgctttgattgaacgttggaggccagagactcacacgtttcactttccagtcggtgaagcgactgtgagcTTAGaggacgtggaggtcttatggggcctcaaaACTGACGGTGAGCCTCtgacgggttacatccccagtaaggatgtcaactattggaaggatgtttgtttggattttcttgGCTTTATTCCAGATGCAGTTGATCTAAAAGAATTGAACTGgaagcagacaagcttatcaaaTCAACTGCGGATTGAGTTGAGTGATGACCACGAGCAATACATGTACAATCAACGTGCTCGTGTGTATTGTCTGCTGTTACTGGGTGGTCTACTGATCCCGAACGCTACCGGTAATAAAATTCCCTTCTTCTACCTTCagtttttcatggatatagaacaaTGTGCTAGCTATAGCTGGGGAGGTGCGACTCTTgcctgcttgtaccacaatctaTGTGAAGCTGCACTTGGTAAGAGGACCGATGTCGGGGGAGCTCTTACATTGTTACAGCTGTGGGCTTGGGAAAGAATCCCAATTATTAGACCGCAGATGCTGAACCCCGCGCCCGTAGACTACTTACCATGTGCAGTCAC atGGACTGGTCGGGCCTCTTATGTAAAAGCACCGGGGCATTGCATTGAAACTTTCAGAGATCAGTTCTCAACAATGCATGCCAATCAG tttatttggaggccgtATGAATCGCGAAATCTGCCGGATGTTTGTGttgccggtcgtcctatatggacgtcGATGACAACACTAATCTGCTGGAATATGGTTGAGCCACACATGCCACAGCGGGTGTTGCGATaa